A section of the Paramisgurnus dabryanus chromosome 4, PD_genome_1.1, whole genome shotgun sequence genome encodes:
- the snrpb2 gene encoding U2 small nuclear ribonucleoprotein B'', whose translation MDIRPNHTIYINNVNDKIKKEELKRSLYALLSQFGQILDIVALKTDRMRGQAFVIFKELSAATNALRQLQGFPFYNKPMRIQYAKTDSDIIAKMRGTYGDKEKKKEKKKKAQELAAGANKKPAGAINTEPPAPATVQVPDYPPNYILFLNNLPEETNEMMLSMLFNQFPGFKEVRLVPGKHDIAFVEFESDAQAGVAKDALQGFRITATCAMKITYAKK comes from the exons ATGGATATACGACCCAATCACACAATTTACATCAACAATGTCAACGATAAAATCAAGAAAGAAG AGCTGAAGAGATCGCTGTACGCTTTACTCTCCCAGTTCGGCCAGATTCTGGATATTGTTGCTCTGAAGACCGACAGGATGAGGGGTCAGGCGTTTGTTATCTTCAAAGAGCTTTCTGCAGCCACAAATGCCCTCCGACAACTTCAGGGGTTTCCTTTCTACAATAAACCCATG CGAATCCAGTATGCAAAAACAGACTCGGACATCATTGCTAAAATGAGAGGCACGTATGGGGataaagaaaagaagaaagagaaaaagaagaAAGCGCAGGAGCTGGCAGCCGGTGCCAACAAAAAACCAGCG GGAGCTATAAACACAGAACCCCCTGCACCTGCCACAGTCCAG GTCCCTGACTATCCACCAAATTATATTTTGTTCCTGAATAATCTCCCAGAAGAAACGAATGAGATGATGCTATCGATGTTATTCAACCA GTTTCCTGGGTTCAAAGAGGTGCGTCTGGTCCCCGGAAAGCACGATATTGCATTTGTGGAATTTGAGAGTGACGCTCAAGCCGGGGTCGCCAAGGATGCGCTACAGGGTTTCAGAATTACAGCCACATGTGCTATGAAGATCACGTATGCCAAAAAGTGA